TGGTTATATCGAGCGCGGCTGGGTCCGCGTCGACGGCGTGGTGGTGTCCGAACTGGGCGCCCGCGCGTTTCCCGACCAGGTCATCACGCTGGAACGCGCCGCGCAGGCGCGCCAGACCTCGCGCGTCACGATACTGATCAACAAGCCGGTGGGCTATGTGTCCGGCCAGGCCGAGAAGGGCTATACCCCGGCCGTGGCGCTGATCGACGCGCGTTCGCGCTTCGCCGCCGACCGCGCGCCGCAGCGCTTCGAGCGCGGCCATCTGGACGGCCTGGCCGTGGCCGGCCGGCTGGACATCGATTCCCAGGGCCTGCTGGTGCTGACGCAGGACGGTCGCATCGCCAAGCAGCTGATCGGCGAGGATTCCGAGGTCGACAAGGAATA
The Achromobacter sp. AONIH1 DNA segment above includes these coding regions:
- a CDS encoding pseudouridine synthase, with protein sequence MEKVRISKLMSERGLCSRREADGYIERGWVRVDGVVVSELGARAFPDQVITLERAAQARQTSRVTILINKPVGYVSGQAEKGYTPAVALIDARSRFAADRAPQRFERGHLDGLAVAGRLDIDSQGLLVLTQDGRIAKQLIGEDSEVDKEYLVRVQGSLSDRGLELLNHGLSLDGKALRPAQVRWQNSDQLRFVLREGKKRQIRRMCELVGLKVVGLKRVRIGRVALGDLPLGQWRYLREDERF